A genomic window from Candidatus Pelagisphaera phototrophica includes:
- a CDS encoding thiol-disulfide oxidoreductase DCC family protein: protein MEPENNIVFFDGECGFCDTSVRWIMAIDDAKALQFAPLQGETAARLLPKDLRLEENLKTIVYLAPYNERYLKSDAVIEILSQVGGFWKACRLGKLLPTGLRDWFYDRIAERRRSLISKASCPIPNADQQARLLP from the coding sequence GTGGAACCTGAAAACAATATCGTATTCTTCGATGGAGAGTGTGGGTTCTGCGACACGAGCGTTCGATGGATCATGGCGATCGACGACGCAAAGGCGCTCCAGTTTGCCCCCCTCCAGGGCGAAACCGCTGCGAGACTGTTGCCAAAGGATCTGCGTCTTGAAGAGAACCTGAAGACGATTGTCTACCTAGCGCCGTACAACGAGCGGTACTTGAAATCCGATGCCGTGATTGAAATTCTGAGTCAGGTTGGTGGTTTCTGGAAAGCGTGCAGACTGGGGAAGCTACTTCCGACTGGGTTACGGGACTGGTTCTACGATCGTATTGCTGAAAGACGGCGTTCACTAATTTCGAAAGCGTCCTGCCCTATTCCAAATGCCGACCAGCAGGCCCGTCTTCTGCCCTAG
- the yajC gene encoding preprotein translocase subunit YajC produces MDLITQIIAQAAPSGGANPLAGMWPILLMFAAMYFLIIAPQRKKQKQHQKMITELTSGADVVTSGGVYGTITNVKDDRFVLRVAEGTKIEITKSSVATVLSSESESS; encoded by the coding sequence ATGGATCTTATAACACAAATTATCGCTCAGGCAGCCCCAAGCGGGGGCGCGAACCCGCTTGCTGGAATGTGGCCCATTCTTCTCATGTTCGCAGCTATGTACTTCCTTATCATCGCTCCCCAGCGAAAAAAGCAGAAGCAGCATCAGAAAATGATCACTGAGCTCACTTCAGGGGCTGATGTCGTTACTTCAGGTGGAGTGTATGGGACCATCACCAACGTGAAGGACGATCGTTTCGTCCTTCGCGTAGCGGAAGGCACGAAAATCGAGATCACAAAATCTTCCGTTGCCACGGTTCTCTCTAGCGAATCAGAGTCTTCCTAG
- a CDS encoding Gfo/Idh/MocA family protein, which translates to MAISEDIRIGVIGAGTNTKLKHIPGLQEIEGVSIDVVCNRSEASSSKAAGEFGIGRIASSWQEVVADDSIDAICIGTWPYLHAPITIAALEAGKHVLTEARMAMNEKEAEEMLNASLSRPDLVAQIVPSPFTLKWDQTIKKILESGELGDLREISVIKTLPMNANERDPMNWRQNIEYSGNNTMMLGIYYEVVQRWIQRNPSRVWSHGRIFSKNRDNAEAGGPRAVEIPESLTFVADYGDGLQLTGIMSGVELGSGRDEYAISGAKGTIRLDLKTGTLYRSLIDEEEQIVEPQEEDVADWNVEADFIASIREGKPISLTNFTDGLNYMKFAEAARNSFNAGGEWMTLS; encoded by the coding sequence ATGGCGATATCAGAAGACATCCGAATCGGCGTCATTGGTGCTGGTACCAATACAAAGCTGAAACACATTCCTGGCCTACAAGAGATTGAAGGCGTTAGCATCGATGTGGTATGCAATCGCTCCGAAGCATCGTCGAGCAAAGCGGCGGGCGAGTTTGGAATCGGTCGAATTGCAAGTAGCTGGCAGGAAGTCGTCGCAGACGATTCGATTGACGCGATTTGTATTGGCACATGGCCCTACCTGCATGCACCAATAACGATTGCTGCCTTAGAAGCTGGCAAACATGTGCTAACCGAGGCTCGAATGGCAATGAATGAAAAAGAGGCAGAAGAAATGCTGAACGCCTCGTTGTCTCGCCCTGATCTCGTTGCTCAGATCGTGCCTTCTCCCTTTACGCTTAAGTGGGATCAGACCATTAAGAAAATCCTCGAATCTGGCGAACTGGGTGATCTTCGGGAAATCAGTGTAATCAAGACTTTGCCCATGAACGCCAATGAGCGGGATCCTATGAATTGGCGCCAGAATATTGAATACAGTGGTAACAACACAATGATGTTAGGGATTTACTATGAGGTCGTGCAGCGCTGGATCCAAAGAAACCCAAGTCGAGTGTGGTCGCACGGACGTATTTTCTCAAAGAACCGTGACAATGCCGAAGCAGGTGGACCTAGAGCGGTAGAAATTCCGGAAAGCCTAACATTCGTCGCGGATTACGGCGATGGGCTTCAATTAACCGGTATTATGAGTGGGGTCGAATTGGGAAGTGGAAGAGACGAGTACGCCATCAGTGGAGCCAAGGGTACGATTAGGTTGGATTTGAAAACCGGTACGCTCTACCGCTCGCTAATAGATGAAGAAGAGCAGATCGTCGAACCGCAAGAAGAGGACGTTGCCGATTGGAACGTAGAGGCCGATTTCATTGCAAGCATACGGGAAGGGAAACCGATATCGCTCACAAACTTCACGGATGGATTGAACTATATGAAATTCGCCGAGGCCGCCCGGAATTCGTTTAACGCCGGCGGTGAGTGGATGACGCTTAGCTAG
- the secD gene encoding protein translocase subunit SecD, with protein MSGKHLWKLIATIVIVAISLSYLVPWEDQDFGEYLRTASESEEFHQILDRSQALTRTDDQMVSVYMALKKISNDERIDLSQYFPQISLEPSLRNIEKRNGILLSALLKVSKANLRKGLDLAGGVAMTLQVDPAALEGIEKIERDEKLSKAIEIMQSRVNLYGVSEPIVRLVGDDRIEVQLAGISIKDNPEILEEIKRPALLDFREVHLTDRPGIQPEPYGYQVMTLSRESGDQFVEEDLYVSRYPVLTGKYVDSANPVQNSVGGYEISLNFSSEGAKRFGEITTKLAGQGRLAIVLDGKLYSAPNVNEPILGGRASISGSFTQRQAIDLANVLNNPLEFKLEVAELYEVGPTLAKESISSGKRAATWGVSLVAAFMIVYYMVGGVVALITVVLNLGIVLGALASVGATLTLPGIAGVILTIGMAVDANILIFERIREELRTGKTLKSSLLGGFEKVFSTIFDANVTTFLVSIVMFVYGTGPVKGFGLTLAIGVVTTMFCALVVNRLLLELLIETNLMKKFKMLSIVRNPKVPFLDFRKPAFAISWCVVLIGVAGIYTKWDTIFGIDFTGGDEVSLAYESKIDESEINRIVVEQELGEVTPQYVTPFGGGVEVLKLQTPFEESPKVLAALEAAFPQANFEAVGTNEIGPSIGKEIQKNAIIAIGISLGLILLYIAVRFEIGYGVGAIVATIHDILLTVGVFVMVPGHQFTAPMIAAILLIVGYSLNDTIVVFDRIREELQLKPTAKLRDIVNSALNAVLSRSLLTSFTTLLAAVSLYVFGTGVVSDIAFTFTIGIMTGTFSSIFIASPVFYWWHKGDRRSVEKSHDIAPEYEWQAGVKEVKEGS; from the coding sequence ATGTCTGGAAAGCACCTTTGGAAACTTATCGCGACCATCGTCATCGTCGCCATCTCCCTCTCTTATCTGGTCCCTTGGGAGGACCAGGACTTTGGTGAGTACTTGCGCACGGCTTCTGAAAGCGAAGAGTTTCATCAGATTCTCGACCGTTCTCAGGCATTGACCCGAACGGATGATCAGATGGTCAGCGTCTACATGGCTCTGAAAAAGATCAGTAACGATGAGCGTATTGATCTGTCGCAGTACTTTCCTCAGATCTCGCTCGAGCCTTCCCTCCGGAACATCGAAAAGCGAAACGGAATTTTGCTGAGCGCCTTGTTAAAGGTTTCTAAGGCAAACCTTCGAAAAGGACTCGACCTTGCCGGTGGTGTGGCGATGACGCTTCAAGTCGACCCGGCCGCTTTGGAGGGCATCGAAAAGATTGAGAGAGACGAGAAACTTTCCAAGGCCATCGAGATCATGCAAAGCCGTGTGAACTTGTACGGCGTATCCGAACCGATTGTCCGCCTCGTCGGCGACGACCGGATTGAGGTCCAGTTGGCCGGAATCAGCATCAAGGACAATCCTGAAATCCTGGAAGAGATCAAACGGCCAGCTTTACTGGACTTCCGCGAAGTGCACCTGACCGACAGGCCTGGTATTCAGCCCGAACCCTATGGCTACCAAGTGATGACCTTGTCGCGGGAATCCGGCGACCAGTTCGTTGAGGAGGATCTTTACGTAAGCCGATATCCCGTCCTCACAGGTAAATATGTCGATAGCGCCAATCCAGTTCAGAATTCAGTCGGCGGATACGAGATCTCGCTGAATTTCAGTAGCGAAGGGGCAAAGCGATTTGGGGAAATAACCACAAAGCTAGCGGGCCAAGGCCGCTTGGCGATCGTTCTAGATGGAAAGCTGTACTCAGCGCCAAATGTCAATGAGCCCATTCTCGGGGGGCGGGCATCGATTTCAGGAAGTTTCACGCAACGACAGGCCATCGATCTGGCCAATGTGCTCAACAATCCGCTTGAGTTTAAACTCGAAGTGGCCGAACTCTACGAAGTGGGACCGACCCTCGCAAAGGAGTCGATCTCATCTGGAAAGCGAGCCGCGACCTGGGGTGTATCTCTGGTCGCTGCATTCATGATCGTCTACTACATGGTGGGTGGGGTGGTGGCTCTAATTACCGTCGTTCTCAACTTAGGGATCGTTTTGGGAGCGCTTGCCAGTGTTGGAGCGACCCTAACATTGCCGGGAATTGCAGGGGTGATCCTGACCATTGGTATGGCGGTCGATGCCAACATTCTCATATTTGAACGAATTCGAGAGGAACTGAGAACGGGTAAGACACTAAAGTCATCGCTCTTGGGCGGATTTGAAAAGGTGTTTTCGACGATCTTTGATGCCAACGTAACGACGTTTCTCGTATCCATCGTCATGTTCGTCTACGGAACCGGACCGGTTAAGGGATTTGGTCTGACTTTGGCGATCGGTGTCGTTACGACCATGTTCTGTGCCTTGGTCGTGAACCGCCTATTACTGGAGCTTCTCATTGAGACAAATTTGATGAAGAAGTTTAAGATGCTTTCCATCGTTAGAAATCCGAAGGTCCCCTTCCTGGATTTTCGCAAACCAGCGTTTGCGATTTCGTGGTGCGTCGTCCTGATTGGCGTTGCCGGAATTTATACAAAATGGGACACCATTTTCGGTATCGACTTTACCGGGGGTGACGAAGTTTCGCTCGCATACGAATCCAAGATAGACGAATCGGAGATAAACCGGATCGTTGTTGAGCAGGAGCTTGGTGAAGTTACTCCTCAGTACGTAACACCGTTTGGCGGAGGTGTGGAAGTGCTGAAACTGCAGACGCCTTTCGAGGAAAGCCCCAAGGTCTTGGCCGCACTGGAGGCCGCCTTTCCGCAAGCCAATTTCGAAGCAGTCGGCACGAATGAAATCGGGCCGTCCATCGGCAAGGAAATTCAGAAGAATGCCATAATCGCGATCGGGATTTCCCTAGGTCTCATTCTACTGTATATCGCGGTTAGGTTTGAAATCGGTTATGGGGTAGGGGCGATTGTGGCGACGATACACGACATCCTTTTGACGGTTGGCGTATTTGTCATGGTTCCAGGTCACCAGTTTACCGCTCCCATGATTGCGGCCATTCTTCTGATTGTGGGTTACTCACTCAATGATACCATAGTCGTTTTCGACCGGATACGTGAAGAGCTACAGCTAAAGCCAACCGCTAAGTTGCGCGACATTGTGAACTCCGCTTTGAACGCGGTTCTCTCACGCTCTTTGCTAACCAGTTTCACGACATTGCTAGCAGCGGTTTCCTTGTACGTTTTTGGGACTGGAGTGGTGAGCGATATCGCCTTCACATTCACGATCGGCATTATGACGGGAACCTTCTCGTCGATATTCATCGCTAGCCCCGTGTTTTACTGGTGGCACAAAGGTGATCGCCGCAGCGTCGAGAAGAGCCACGATATTGCACCCGAATACGAGTGGCAGGCTGGGGTCAAAGAAGTCAAGGAGGGCAGCTGA
- the speA gene encoding biosynthetic arginine decarboxylase: MNPSHSKRWTVADSRELYGLNRWGKPYYRIDSDGCLCVNPAGDERSVRIIDVVKEAASKGLRTPIVIRFQDLLRQRVEQLNQAFQRSIEEEGYDGKYQGVFPIKVNQLREVIEEIQAAGKPFDYGLECGSKPELLIGLAMHENNDALLICNGYKDYEYIRLALYGKKIGKKVMIVAEQLSELKAIINISQELDIFPTIGFRAKLYARGEGKWALSTGDNAKFGLSTMEMMKGAELLKAAGMTEVLRLLHFHIGSQVPNIITLKNAVIEGARFYCQLKKLGFPMGYLDVGGGLGIDYDGSCTNYESSTNYNIDEYTRDVVFSIKQICDASNVPCPDIVSESGRAITAPHSILVTQVVDTISKKESILSVTREDIKDPVVQDLYEMANGRVRYGRLEKFHDAIQKKEEAYSLFNHGYLDLQGRAQAESLFWQICQKLEKSVGKGYIPEELVELKQLLADQYICNFSVFQSLLDHWALDQLFPVAPLTRLKERPSVNAILVDITCDSDGKVSKFIDLEDEKEYLPLHPVKKNEPYFLGFFLIGAYQDIMGDNHNLFGRVNEAHVFLEEDEDDGFFIEDTIKGDRVKDVLEGVQFKSDMLCRLMKKHIEKATKSNLVKPRQGVKFMEMYENSMQKKTYMELSEEPKKKKAQKKRTGS, translated from the coding sequence GTGAACCCTTCCCATTCAAAACGCTGGACTGTCGCCGATTCAAGAGAGCTCTATGGTTTAAACCGTTGGGGCAAACCTTACTATCGCATCGACTCGGACGGGTGCCTATGTGTCAACCCAGCCGGCGACGAACGGTCGGTCCGGATCATCGACGTCGTCAAGGAAGCCGCTTCCAAAGGACTGCGGACCCCAATCGTCATTAGATTCCAGGATCTGTTAAGGCAGCGGGTCGAGCAACTCAACCAAGCCTTTCAGAGGTCTATCGAGGAGGAAGGGTACGATGGGAAGTACCAGGGCGTTTTCCCGATCAAGGTCAATCAGCTTAGGGAGGTAATCGAGGAGATTCAAGCCGCAGGAAAACCCTTCGACTACGGACTCGAATGTGGAAGCAAGCCAGAGTTGCTCATCGGACTGGCAATGCACGAAAACAACGATGCCCTTCTGATCTGCAATGGCTACAAGGACTACGAGTATATCCGCCTCGCCCTTTATGGGAAAAAAATTGGCAAGAAGGTAATGATTGTTGCGGAACAATTGTCCGAGCTCAAGGCGATCATCAACATCAGCCAGGAACTCGATATTTTCCCAACAATTGGATTTCGGGCCAAACTCTACGCTCGCGGCGAAGGGAAGTGGGCCCTGTCAACGGGCGACAATGCCAAATTCGGTCTCAGTACGATGGAGATGATGAAAGGGGCCGAACTGCTGAAGGCTGCCGGTATGACGGAGGTGCTCAGGCTACTCCACTTCCACATTGGTTCTCAGGTTCCGAATATCATAACTCTGAAAAATGCGGTCATTGAAGGGGCTCGCTTTTATTGCCAGCTGAAGAAGCTTGGCTTTCCGATGGGATACTTGGACGTCGGTGGCGGATTGGGCATCGACTACGACGGCTCGTGCACCAACTACGAAAGCTCAACCAATTACAATATAGATGAGTACACTCGTGATGTCGTCTTCAGCATAAAGCAGATTTGTGACGCTAGCAATGTCCCCTGCCCTGATATCGTTTCGGAAAGCGGTCGAGCGATTACCGCCCCACATAGCATCCTTGTAACCCAAGTTGTGGACACCATCTCCAAGAAGGAAAGTATTCTCAGCGTAACAAGAGAGGACATCAAAGACCCAGTAGTGCAGGATTTGTACGAAATGGCAAATGGCCGAGTACGTTATGGCCGCTTGGAAAAGTTTCATGACGCGATTCAAAAGAAGGAGGAAGCGTATTCGCTATTTAACCACGGATATCTCGACTTGCAGGGTCGTGCCCAGGCCGAGTCACTTTTCTGGCAAATCTGCCAGAAACTTGAGAAAAGCGTGGGAAAGGGATACATTCCTGAAGAACTGGTCGAATTGAAGCAGCTTTTGGCCGACCAGTACATTTGCAATTTTTCCGTTTTCCAATCACTCCTAGACCACTGGGCCTTGGATCAGTTGTTTCCAGTGGCTCCGTTGACCCGCCTGAAAGAGCGTCCATCCGTGAATGCCATCCTCGTAGACATCACTTGCGACAGCGACGGGAAGGTCTCCAAATTCATAGACCTTGAGGACGAGAAAGAATATCTACCGCTACATCCCGTCAAAAAAAACGAGCCCTACTTTCTCGGCTTTTTTCTGATCGGAGCATACCAGGACATCATGGGTGACAATCACAATCTATTTGGTCGCGTTAACGAGGCACACGTATTTCTGGAAGAAGATGAAGACGACGGCTTTTTCATCGAGGACACAATCAAGGGTGACCGCGTTAAAGATGTACTCGAAGGCGTCCAGTTCAAATCAGACATGCTTTGTCGACTGATGAAGAAGCATATCGAAAAGGCTACAAAAAGTAATCTCGTAAAACCGAGACAAGGGGTCAAGTTCATGGAGATGTACGAGAACAGCATGCAGAAAAAGACCTACATGGAATTGTCAGAAGAACCCAAAAAGAAAAAGGCACAGAAAAAGCGAACCGGGAGCTAA
- the recJ gene encoding single-stranded-DNA-specific exonuclease RecJ translates to MARWEYNPSSASIVGTLRRELNISPSAAELVAKAGFEDSDEARRFLYPRLSEISNPFEIPNLEKAAHRVCQAIDQVQRIVICGDYDVDGVTSTALLVDILQKFNTYPKFIVPLRSEEGYGLSRKAAERALDCGDKADLFIALDCGTNSFEEAQYILSCGCDLLIVDHHQTKTPLPEGVLLVNPHVFGEEECQTLNFCTVGLVFKLAHGILKLKRERQEARAFEITLKDYLDFVSMGTIADLVPLTNENRIFTRIGLKALSQTKRKGLSSLMNVSGMTARHGVRPVDISFKLGPRINASGRLADAALAVELLLSDDASYCMETSLKLDSFNRERQKIEKNIVEEAMRQVESHQSESHGIVVYGDDWHPGVVGIVASRLSRAYDRPCIVLGKDGELAKGSGRSVEGVNLVEVLEDFSDKLESWGGHPMAIGVSALIERVEDLRSFFDQSVKKFIETHTYEKTVKLSTYLELEEASAEFMDEISLLQPFGQENPEPIFATKRVVFKQKPKVFKEKHFRFYLSDKRGRAIQGVAWKMAHRVPVVNKPVDIAYRLAWNSFGNQKVLQIELIDWRETH, encoded by the coding sequence TTGGCTCGTTGGGAATACAATCCATCTTCTGCATCTATAGTTGGGACGTTACGCAGAGAGCTCAACATCAGTCCTTCAGCCGCAGAGCTTGTGGCGAAGGCTGGATTTGAGGACAGCGACGAAGCCAGGCGATTCCTTTACCCGCGCCTGAGTGAAATATCCAACCCGTTCGAAATACCCAACCTTGAAAAGGCGGCTCATCGCGTTTGCCAAGCGATCGACCAAGTTCAACGAATCGTAATTTGTGGAGACTACGATGTCGACGGAGTCACAAGTACCGCATTGCTTGTGGATATACTCCAAAAGTTCAATACGTACCCGAAATTCATTGTCCCACTTCGTAGTGAAGAAGGGTATGGGCTAAGTCGCAAGGCAGCAGAACGGGCCCTGGACTGCGGGGACAAGGCGGATCTGTTTATTGCTCTGGACTGCGGCACAAACTCTTTTGAAGAGGCCCAGTACATTTTGTCTTGCGGATGCGATTTGCTTATCGTGGATCACCACCAGACAAAGACCCCTTTGCCGGAAGGGGTGTTGCTTGTCAATCCGCACGTATTTGGAGAGGAGGAATGTCAAACTTTGAACTTCTGTACGGTCGGTTTGGTCTTTAAGCTTGCCCATGGAATTCTGAAATTAAAGCGGGAACGTCAAGAGGCGCGCGCGTTTGAGATTACATTGAAAGACTACCTCGACTTTGTATCCATGGGGACGATCGCCGATCTCGTACCGCTGACTAACGAGAACCGGATATTTACACGCATCGGTCTGAAAGCACTTTCTCAGACCAAACGAAAGGGTCTAAGCAGTCTGATGAATGTATCTGGAATGACGGCCCGTCACGGAGTGAGACCGGTTGACATATCGTTTAAGCTCGGACCCCGCATCAATGCTAGTGGGCGACTGGCGGACGCGGCGTTGGCAGTGGAGCTTTTGTTAAGCGATGACGCCTCCTATTGCATGGAGACATCTTTGAAGCTGGACTCGTTCAACCGTGAGCGTCAAAAGATAGAAAAGAATATAGTAGAAGAGGCCATGAGGCAAGTTGAGTCGCATCAGTCCGAGAGTCATGGAATTGTGGTTTATGGGGATGACTGGCATCCAGGGGTAGTGGGTATCGTTGCCAGCCGCCTTTCACGGGCCTATGACCGGCCTTGTATCGTCCTCGGAAAGGATGGGGAATTAGCAAAGGGGTCCGGACGTAGTGTGGAGGGAGTCAATTTGGTGGAGGTGCTCGAGGACTTTTCCGACAAACTGGAAAGCTGGGGAGGGCACCCCATGGCAATCGGCGTGAGCGCGCTGATTGAACGCGTGGAGGATTTGCGGTCGTTTTTCGATCAGTCCGTCAAGAAGTTTATCGAAACCCATACGTACGAAAAGACGGTTAAGCTTTCCACCTATCTTGAACTCGAGGAGGCATCGGCAGAGTTTATGGACGAGATTTCTCTTTTGCAGCCTTTTGGTCAGGAGAATCCGGAACCCATTTTCGCTACAAAGCGGGTCGTTTTTAAACAGAAACCCAAAGTTTTCAAAGAGAAGCACTTTAGATTTTACTTATCCGATAAACGAGGCAGAGCCATACAGGGGGTCGCTTGGAAGATGGCCCACCGAGTTCCCGTTGTGAATAAGCCGGTTGATATTGCCTATCGCCTAGCCTGGAATTCCTTTGGCAATCAAAAGGTCTTACAGATTGAATTGATCGACTGGCGAGAGACTCATTAG
- the pyrE gene encoding orotate phosphoribosyltransferase — MQSTNDEVLDIFRSTGALLQGHFILRSGLRSEHFFQCAQVCQHMAEVTRLIELLKPRLEKLAFKTVLAPAMGGLVVGQEVARQFNARYIFVEKENDRLVLRRGFKIEPDEPILIVEDVITRGGRAQEAVDIVKSNGGKVAGIAVLVDRSEGKANFDCPLVSLLEMSFPTYDPNELPEHLQSVPAFKPGS; from the coding sequence ATGCAGTCTACAAACGATGAGGTTCTAGATATTTTCCGGTCAACAGGCGCCCTTCTTCAAGGGCACTTCATTCTGCGATCAGGACTCAGAAGCGAACACTTTTTTCAATGCGCCCAAGTTTGCCAGCACATGGCGGAAGTCACACGGCTAATCGAACTACTTAAACCTAGACTGGAAAAGCTGGCCTTTAAGACCGTTCTCGCGCCCGCTATGGGTGGACTAGTGGTGGGGCAGGAAGTCGCGCGGCAGTTTAACGCCCGTTACATTTTCGTGGAGAAGGAGAACGACCGCCTTGTACTCAGGCGAGGTTTCAAAATCGAGCCAGACGAGCCCATCCTCATCGTTGAAGACGTCATTACTCGTGGTGGGAGGGCTCAGGAGGCAGTGGATATCGTCAAATCGAATGGTGGAAAGGTTGCTGGAATCGCGGTTCTGGTCGATCGCAGCGAAGGGAAAGCCAATTTTGACTGCCCGCTCGTCTCCCTTCTCGAGATGAGCTTTCCGACCTACGATCCCAATGAGCTCCCTGAACATCTGCAATCGGTCCCTGCTTTCAAGCCAGGAAGCTAA